A genomic region of Bradyrhizobium sp. ORS 278 contains the following coding sequences:
- a CDS encoding CBS domain-containing protein, whose protein sequence is MRAHQIMTRSVITVTPGTPVAEAARIMLRNHIGGLPVIDASGRLVGMVTDGDFLRRAELGTERKQGRWLDLLVGRGRIGADFVHSHGRTVGDIMSRPAVTVGTDASLAEIAEVMEKRSIKRLPVMNGDQLAGMVTQTDFVQTLADLATTVPAPTRDDDVIRSAILDALDQAACKHCRFNVVVRNGIAHLSGAVRHEAERATAIVAATSVQGVREVRDHMWIYPPPEDELGGGDIVSLQEQPSTDDDQPL, encoded by the coding sequence ATGCGCGCTCATCAAATCATGACCCGATCGGTGATCACGGTGACGCCGGGAACCCCGGTGGCCGAGGCGGCCCGGATCATGCTGCGCAACCATATCGGCGGGTTGCCGGTCATCGATGCCTCTGGCCGGCTGGTCGGAATGGTCACCGACGGCGACTTCCTGCGCCGCGCAGAGCTCGGCACCGAGCGCAAGCAGGGCCGCTGGCTCGACCTCCTGGTCGGACGCGGCCGGATCGGCGCGGATTTCGTCCATTCCCATGGCCGCACCGTCGGCGACATCATGAGCCGGCCGGCCGTCACCGTCGGCACCGATGCGAGCCTTGCGGAGATCGCCGAAGTCATGGAGAAGCGCAGCATCAAGCGGCTTCCGGTCATGAATGGCGACCAACTGGCCGGCATGGTGACGCAGACCGATTTCGTGCAGACGCTCGCGGACCTCGCCACGACCGTGCCGGCCCCGACCCGCGATGACGACGTGATTCGCAGCGCCATCCTCGATGCGCTCGATCAGGCGGCCTGCAAGCATTGCCGCTTCAACGTCGTCGTCCGCAACGGTATCGCGCATCTCAGCGGTGCGGTGCGCCACGAGGCCGAACGGGCCACCGCGATCGTGGCGGCGACGAGCGTGCAGGGCGTTCGTGAGGTGCGCGACCACATGTGGATCTATCCGCCGCCGGAGGACGAGCTCGGCGGCGGCGATATCGTCTCGCTGCAGGAGCAGCCGTCGACCGACGACGACCAGCCACTGTGA